Proteins encoded within one genomic window of Halomarina litorea:
- the acnA gene encoding aconitate hydratase AcnA: MAETDPFDAIREFEFDGTAYRMADLTALEEAGLCELDRLPVSIRVLLESVLRNVDGDTITADDVRNVASWSSDVPDVELPFTPSRVVLQDLTGVPAVVDLAALRSAVKREGKTPALVEPEVPCDLVIDHSVQVDFFGSEDAYERNVELEYERNGERYRALKWAQQAFEDFRVVPPGTGIVHQVNLEYLGQVVHARERGGEQWLLPDTLVGTDSHTPMIGGIGVVGWGVGGIEAEAAMLGQPITMKLPEVVGVHLTGELPEGATATDLVLHVTERLREVGVVDRFVEFFGPGVANLTVPDRATIANMAPEQGSTISMFGVDEATLDYLELTGRDEDHIELVREYLDAQGLFGEQDPEYTDTVDIDLSTITPSLAGPKRPQDRVPMGEMKTHFRKLVHGEFEDDLHEIDEDALTRWLGESSAPDTDRPDTDLPEADIGDLDKRVEVDVNGETTEIGHGSVVVSAITSCTNTSNPSVMLAAGLLARNAVERGLDVPAYVKTSLAPGSRVVTEYLEASGLLPYLEDLGYNVVGYGCTTCIGNAGPLPEPIERAIDDHDLWTTSVLSGNRNFEARIHPKVRANYLASPPLVVAYGLAGRMDVDLEHDPLGTDEDGEPVYLADLWPSADEILAAVHDSVDASMFEEKYAEVFEGDERWEALDAPTGDVYEWDDASTYIREPPFFEDFPLDEPGVADVEGARTLLLLGDTVTTDHISPAGPFSRDLPAGKWLVDHGVEPHEFNTYGARRGNHEVMMRGTFANVRIENEMLDGVEGGYTVHHPTEEQTTVFEASRRYREDDTPLVVFAGEELGTGSSRDWAAKGTDLLGVRATIAESYERIFRDNLVGMGVLPLQFAEGDSWESLGINGSEHVSVRGLDDGLSVNNDLTVVAERADGSTVEFPVTAQVGTPAAVRYVQNGGILHLVLRRLLIEQ, translated from the coding sequence ATGGCCGAGACAGATCCGTTCGACGCGATTCGCGAGTTCGAGTTCGACGGGACCGCCTACCGGATGGCGGACCTGACCGCCCTCGAAGAGGCGGGACTCTGCGAACTCGACCGCCTCCCCGTCAGCATCCGAGTCCTCCTCGAATCCGTGCTCCGGAACGTCGACGGCGACACGATCACTGCCGACGACGTCCGTAACGTCGCCTCCTGGTCATCCGACGTCCCCGACGTCGAGCTGCCCTTCACCCCCTCGCGTGTCGTCCTGCAGGACCTCACGGGCGTCCCGGCCGTCGTCGACTTGGCAGCCCTCCGGTCGGCCGTCAAGCGGGAGGGGAAGACCCCCGCCCTCGTCGAACCCGAAGTCCCCTGTGACCTCGTCATCGACCACAGCGTGCAGGTGGACTTCTTCGGGAGCGAGGACGCCTACGAGCGGAACGTCGAACTGGAGTACGAGCGCAACGGCGAGCGCTACCGGGCGCTCAAGTGGGCCCAGCAGGCCTTCGAGGACTTCCGCGTCGTCCCGCCCGGGACCGGTATCGTCCACCAGGTGAACCTCGAGTACCTCGGGCAGGTCGTCCACGCCCGCGAGCGCGGGGGCGAGCAGTGGCTCCTGCCGGACACCCTCGTCGGGACGGACAGCCACACACCGATGATCGGCGGTATCGGCGTGGTCGGCTGGGGCGTCGGCGGCATCGAAGCCGAGGCCGCCATGCTCGGACAGCCCATCACGATGAAACTCCCCGAGGTGGTCGGCGTCCATCTCACTGGTGAACTCCCCGAGGGGGCGACGGCGACGGACCTCGTCCTCCACGTCACCGAACGGCTTCGGGAGGTCGGCGTTGTCGACCGCTTCGTCGAGTTCTTCGGCCCCGGCGTCGCGAACCTCACTGTTCCCGACCGGGCGACCATCGCGAATATGGCACCCGAACAGGGCTCGACCATCTCGATGTTCGGCGTCGACGAGGCGACCCTCGACTACCTCGAACTCACAGGCCGCGACGAGGACCACATCGAACTCGTCCGAGAGTACCTCGACGCACAGGGGCTGTTCGGCGAACAGGACCCCGAGTACACCGATACGGTCGATATCGACCTCTCGACGATCACACCCAGCCTCGCTGGCCCGAAACGCCCGCAGGACCGCGTGCCGATGGGGGAGATGAAGACCCACTTCCGGAAGCTCGTCCACGGCGAGTTCGAGGACGACCTCCACGAGATCGACGAGGACGCGCTCACCCGATGGCTCGGAGAGAGCAGCGCTCCCGACACCGACCGGCCCGACACCGACCTGCCGGAGGCAGACATCGGTGACCTCGACAAACGAGTCGAGGTTGACGTGAACGGCGAGACGACCGAAATCGGTCACGGGAGCGTCGTGGTCAGCGCCATCACGAGCTGTACCAACACCTCAAACCCGTCGGTGATGCTCGCGGCGGGCTTGCTCGCCCGCAACGCCGTCGAGCGCGGTCTCGATGTCCCCGCGTACGTCAAAACGAGCCTCGCCCCCGGTAGTCGCGTCGTCACCGAGTACCTCGAAGCGTCGGGCCTCCTCCCGTACCTGGAGGACCTCGGCTACAACGTCGTCGGCTACGGCTGTACGACCTGTATCGGGAACGCCGGTCCACTTCCCGAACCCATCGAGCGCGCCATCGACGACCACGACCTCTGGACGACGAGCGTCCTCTCGGGCAACCGGAACTTCGAGGCGCGTATCCACCCGAAGGTCCGGGCGAACTACCTCGCCAGCCCGCCGCTGGTCGTCGCCTACGGGCTCGCCGGGCGGATGGACGTCGACCTCGAACACGACCCGCTGGGCACGGACGAGGACGGCGAACCGGTCTACCTAGCCGACCTCTGGCCCAGCGCCGACGAGATTCTCGCGGCCGTCCACGACAGCGTCGACGCCTCGATGTTCGAGGAGAAGTACGCCGAGGTGTTCGAGGGCGACGAGCGCTGGGAGGCCCTCGACGCCCCCACGGGGGACGTCTACGAGTGGGACGACGCCTCGACGTACATCCGCGAACCGCCGTTCTTCGAGGACTTCCCGCTCGACGAGCCGGGCGTCGCCGACGTCGAGGGCGCCCGGACGCTCCTGTTGCTCGGCGACACCGTCACGACCGACCATATCAGCCCCGCGGGGCCGTTCTCCCGCGACCTTCCCGCAGGTAAGTGGCTCGTCGACCACGGCGTCGAGCCCCACGAGTTCAACACGTACGGCGCTCGTCGGGGGAACCACGAGGTGATGATGCGAGGGACGTTCGCCAACGTCCGTATCGAGAACGAGATGCTCGACGGTGTCGAGGGCGGCTACACGGTTCACCACCCCACGGAGGAACAGACGACCGTCTTCGAGGCCAGTCGGCGCTACCGCGAGGACGATACGCCACTGGTCGTCTTCGCGGGCGAGGAACTCGGCACGGGGTCGAGTCGTGACTGGGCCGCGAAGGGGACCGACCTGCTCGGCGTCCGGGCGACCATCGCGGAGAGCTACGAACGCATCTTCCGGGACAACCTTGTGGGCATGGGAGTCCTCCCACTCCAGTTCGCGGAAGGCGACTCGTGGGAATCACTCGGCATCAACGGGTCCGAGCACGTCTCGGTTCGGGGGCTCGACGACGGACTGAGCGTGAACAACGACCTCACGGTCGTCGCCGAGCGAGCCGACGGTTCGACCGTCGAGTTCCCTGTCACCGCGCAGGTCGGGACACCGGCGGCCGTCCGCTACGTCCAGAACGGGGGCATCTTGCACCTCGTGCTCCGTCGTCTGCTCATCGAACAGTAG
- a CDS encoding DUF1405 domain-containing protein — MTDTGSRVDLPMYLAPLPRRLEDLALRYAWLIVSINLAGTAFGFWYYRSQLAQTPLVMWPFVPDSPIATLFVALSLAAWKLGYDVEWLHMLAFFGNIKLGLWTPFVQFVLNGPGGIEPWLYWFLIVSHLAMSLQSFLIYRYAEFSVGAVAVATVWYGFNDLVDYFTPLVGEYNHTFLRAELVNGALDHSLGAHDLAAAAAVTLTLAATFLALATRVKKLEGAAPESIAQRPRSTGGIEP; from the coding sequence ATGACGGATACTGGCTCGCGGGTCGACCTCCCGATGTACCTCGCCCCACTTCCACGGCGGCTCGAAGATCTGGCGCTCCGATACGCGTGGCTCATCGTCTCGATCAATCTCGCGGGAACCGCGTTCGGGTTCTGGTACTACCGTTCCCAGCTTGCTCAAACCCCGCTAGTGATGTGGCCGTTCGTCCCCGATAGTCCCATTGCGACGCTGTTCGTGGCGCTGAGTCTCGCCGCCTGGAAACTCGGCTACGACGTCGAGTGGCTGCATATGCTCGCGTTCTTCGGCAACATCAAGCTCGGCCTCTGGACACCGTTCGTCCAGTTCGTGCTCAACGGTCCCGGCGGCATCGAACCCTGGCTCTACTGGTTCCTCATCGTGAGCCATCTCGCGATGAGTCTGCAGTCGTTCCTGATCTATCGCTACGCCGAGTTCTCGGTCGGTGCGGTCGCCGTCGCCACCGTCTGGTACGGATTCAACGACCTCGTGGACTACTTCACACCGCTTGTCGGCGAGTACAACCATACGTTCCTGCGAGCCGAACTCGTCAACGGCGCTCTCGATCACTCGTTGGGGGCGCACGACCTCGCGGCCGCCGCCGCAGTAACCCTGACGCTCGCGGCGACGTTCCTCGCTCTAGCAACCCGCGTGAAGAAGCTTGAGGGAGCCGCTCCCGAATCAATCGCACAGAGACCTCGGTCGACCGGAGGGATCGAACCATGA
- a CDS encoding metal-dependent hydrolase, which translates to MLFWVHAAVAYLSYRTVVRRVWEKQPHGDDIIALCGGALLPDLIDKPLTLVISSLPSRSVAHSLFVTVVLIAAMGTLAKRRGKREFGAVFALGYLSHLGADLVDYVFIPEETILFLFWPVVTEYHHISTIGDLLALLSSTPYVLAQTVVTLVASALWIHDGKPGYSFSKRSRSP; encoded by the coding sequence GTGCTGTTTTGGGTTCACGCCGCGGTCGCGTATCTCAGCTATCGCACGGTCGTCCGTAGGGTCTGGGAAAAGCAACCTCACGGAGACGATATTATCGCACTCTGTGGAGGTGCATTACTCCCCGATCTCATCGATAAGCCGCTGACTCTCGTGATTTCTTCGCTCCCAAGTCGGTCGGTGGCACACTCGCTGTTCGTGACCGTTGTCCTCATCGCGGCTATGGGTACTCTCGCAAAACGGCGAGGAAAGCGAGAGTTCGGTGCAGTATTCGCACTCGGATATCTCTCCCATCTCGGTGCTGATCTCGTTGATTACGTATTCATCCCGGAAGAGACGATTTTGTTTCTGTTTTGGCCGGTCGTCACCGAGTACCACCATATCAGCACGATCGGTGACCTCCTCGCCTTGCTCTCGTCGACGCCATACGTTCTCGCTCAGACTGTCGTGACACTGGTCGCGAGTGCTCTGTGGATTCATGACGGAAAGCCGGGGTACTCGTTCTCGAAACGATCCCGAAGCCCCTGA
- a CDS encoding class I SAM-dependent methyltransferase, whose product MSDSLHDRITDQFSYRGERADIWRGFDFLLDTESFLNMGYSPWYLPYVLGSSQRRLAIKIATELKPRLVDTEETQLLDVGCGRGGPTIELAEELNVPALGVDLVPFNIATARTNATTHGIGAKFLVGDATGLPIATNTVDVCTAVDSLVYIPDKPAAFEELARVLKSGGVLAISDLLMSDSVGTAEADAVTDFAEAWDMPPLSTVEQYLTDLEHAGVTIDTVQDITANSIGRFQKWTRLYLFFEMHIEGVVERLLSHWGMDRQAVSEQIRHAHRALPHLRHLLVTATRR is encoded by the coding sequence GTGTCGGACTCACTCCACGACCGGATTACGGACCAGTTCTCGTACCGTGGCGAGCGAGCCGACATCTGGCGCGGATTCGATTTTCTGCTCGACACCGAGTCGTTCCTCAATATGGGCTACTCGCCGTGGTATTTGCCTTACGTTCTCGGATCGAGCCAACGGCGTCTCGCAATAAAGATTGCAACCGAGCTGAAACCTCGGCTCGTCGATACCGAAGAGACACAGCTCTTGGATGTTGGCTGTGGTCGGGGCGGGCCGACGATCGAACTCGCCGAGGAGCTGAACGTCCCCGCACTTGGGGTCGACCTCGTCCCGTTCAATATCGCCACTGCACGCACGAACGCGACGACGCATGGAATCGGGGCGAAGTTTCTCGTGGGCGATGCGACCGGACTACCAATTGCGACGAATACCGTCGATGTCTGTACCGCCGTCGATTCGCTAGTCTACATCCCGGACAAGCCCGCTGCATTCGAGGAACTAGCGCGTGTGCTAAAATCGGGCGGTGTGCTCGCGATATCGGACCTACTCATGAGTGACAGTGTCGGAACGGCTGAAGCAGATGCTGTCACGGATTTCGCAGAGGCCTGGGACATGCCGCCGCTCTCGACCGTCGAACAGTACCTGACGGACCTCGAACACGCCGGGGTCACCATTGATACTGTTCAGGACATCACTGCGAACAGTATTGGTCGATTCCAGAAGTGGACGCGCCTGTATCTGTTCTTCGAGATGCATATCGAAGGGGTCGTTGAACGGCTGCTCTCTCACTGGGGAATGGACCGACAGGCAGTGAGCGAACAAATCCGACACGCCCATCGTGCGCTCCCGCACCTCAGACATCTGCTCGTCACCGCAACACGGCGATGA
- a CDS encoding AbrB/MazE/SpoVT family DNA-binding domain-containing protein, with the protein MAKVDSKGRIVLPREVRERLGITPGTEVEIHEEDGKAVVEPEDNPEQIIERMEQLVAETSPERGETTPLDGGADPIAQKHRDAIRRGAERNSNE; encoded by the coding sequence ATGGCGAAGGTGGATTCAAAAGGGCGGATCGTTCTCCCACGGGAGGTACGAGAGCGTCTCGGGATTACTCCCGGTACTGAGGTAGAGATCCACGAAGAGGATGGGAAAGCAGTCGTTGAACCCGAAGACAACCCCGAACAGATTATCGAGCGCATGGAACAACTCGTTGCGGAAACGTCTCCGGAACGGGGTGAGACGACGCCGCTTGACGGGGGAGCCGACCCAATTGCTCAGAAGCACCGAGACGCCATTCGAAGAGGAGCCGAACGGAATAGTAATGAGTGA
- a CDS encoding cupredoxin domain-containing protein produces the protein MTGELRFDPADITIDAGRQVTWTNDGGAPHTAPAYENAIPADASYFASGGYESEQAVRQSTSARGFLEGGDTYSYTFDVAGTYRYFCLPHEENGMIGRVIVE, from the coding sequence ATGACTGGCGAGCTTCGCTTTGACCCGGCAGACATCACCATCGATGCTGGTCGGCAGGTCACGTGGACCAACGACGGTGGGGCGCCACACACGGCACCAGCATACGAGAACGCGATCCCGGCCGACGCGTCGTATTTCGCCAGTGGTGGGTACGAGTCCGAACAGGCCGTCCGCCAGAGCACGTCGGCGCGGGGCTTCCTCGAAGGCGGCGACACCTACAGTTACACGTTCGACGTCGCAGGCACGTATCGGTATTTCTGCCTTCCGCATGAGGAGAATGGAATGATCGGACGAGTTATCGTTGAATAG